In Beijerinckiaceae bacterium, the sequence GACACGCGAGCCATCCCCGGATTTTATCAAGCAGCTTGCCGGCTATGGCCTCACCACCGCGCAAATTCTCTACCATTTGCCTGATCATCCGCGCCTGCTGCAGGCCTATATTTGGCAAGACTACGACGTCGCGCCGGATTTCCCGACCCTGATCAAATTTCTGACATTCTGGAAGGAAAAGCTCGACGGTCCGCTGCACAGCGTGGTGGTTGGGCACGCAAAGCTCATCAAGCCGGCCGAAATCAAGACGCTGGATGGAGAGTTCCGGCTGCATTAGAGCGGGATGAGGAAAAGTGGAAGCCGGTTTTCCGCCCGCATCCCGCTCTAAACTTTTGGAATCGATCACTTGGGTTTGCAAGCGCGCGGGCCTTCGCGCACAGGCGATCCGGCGTCCCGAAAGCAAAGAACACGCTTTGCACGCAAGGTGGCACACAAAAACTGCTTTGGCCGACAGGCGCGCGCCTGCCTAGATGAGCCGCAATCCCTTCAGGCTCGCATGGCCGTGCCTGCCGATGATCAGATGGTCATGCACCACGATATTCAACGGCTTGCCGACGGCGATGATCTGATGTGTCAGATGGATGTCGTCGGTTGACGGCTGCGGATCGCCTGATGGATGATTATGGACCAGGATGATTGCCGACGCGCTGAGTTCGAGCGCGCGCCGCATGATCTCCCTTGGGTAGACCGGGGCATGGTCGACGGTGCCGATGCCCTGGACCTCATCGGCGATCAGAAAATTTTTCTTGTCGAGAAAGAGCACGCGAAACTCCTCCCGGTCTAGGTAGGCCATTGCTGTTCGGCAATAATCGACGACCGCGCTGAAGCTCGACATCGACGGCCGCTTTTCGATCGAGGATTTGGCGAAGCGTTTTGCCGCCGCCTCGACGATCTTCAGCTCGATAATCGCGGCGTCGCCGAGACCATCGATTTCCCGTAACCGCTCCGGCCGCGCCGCTACGACTTCGGCAAAGGATCCAAATCGCGCGATCAGTGTTTTCGCGAGTGGTTTGACATCCCGCCGCGGCATGGCGCGAAACAGAATCAGTTCGAGCAGTTCATAATCGCCCAAGGCATCGGCGCCGCCCTTGCGGAACCTTTCCCGCAAACGCTCCCGATGCCCCAAATAATGCGGCGGGTCGGACTCTGCCTCCTCCGCCTGCGTCTTTGTCATGCTGGCGGGGCCGAGGAAGAGGGCAGATGGCGCAAATTTTTCGGCGACAAGCGAACGCCTCCACGCGAGGGTTGATCAATTCGGCGTCAACTTAATCTATTGTTGCATTGAAACAAAGATCGCCCGCGCGCTCTCCGTCCTGTCGGTCCGGGCTTAAGCTCCTTTGGTTTCGAGCGATCCGGCGAGCTGCGCGCGAAGGCTTTGGTTTTCCGTTTCCAACTGCGCCAGACGGGCGTGCAGAGGCGCCATCGCGACTTCGACCTCCGCTGTTGTGAAACGCGGCGTAATATGTTGGGGGCAGTTCCAGTCGAACGCGTCGAGATGGAGCAGGATGGCGCGCTCCGGCCGGCCCTTGTAACCAGGGAGTGCCAATCTCTGCGCCAGGTCGGGGCTTTCGTGGATGTCGCGGATCTCGATATGCGCCAGGATCTTGAGGCGTCGGCGGTTGGGATAATCGATCAGGAACAGTGCCGCTCGGTCATTGGCGGCTGCATTGCCGACGCTGATGTATTGGCGGTTGCCGCGGAAGTCGGCGAAACCGAGAGTTCGCTCGTCCAGAACTTTCAGGAATCCCGGCGAGCCGCCCCGGTGTTGGATGTAGGGCCACCCCGTTTCAGAAACCGTCGCCATGTAAAAACTGTCGCGCGCGGCAATAAAGCCGGTTTCCGGCTCGGTGAATCTATTGAAACTGCGCTGGCCGTCGAGTGATTCCCACATCTCGCGGCTGCCATTCTGGGCCTGGACGGCCTTGACGCTCGGTGTCGCTGTCAGATCGAGGAAGCGGCTGACCATCGGAATATATCCCTCTGTGAGGTGGATCTCGGCGGCCGGGGCCGCGCCAGCAGATCTAGGCCATCGCCTGCTGCGCGATAATTGCCCTATCCAGCAAGTCTTTATTGTGGAATATGCAATAATATGGATCGTCTCGAGGCCATGCGCGCATTCACCGCCGTCGCCACGCTGGGGAGCTTCGCCGAGGCGGCCCGGCAGTTGCGGATTTCGCCTTCCGCGACGACACGCTTGGTCGCCGATCTTGAGGAGAGGCTGGGACTGGTTCTGCTCAATCGCACCACGCGTTCGGTGCGGCTCACCGAGGGCGGCGAACTCTATCTCGAGCGTTGCAGGCGGGTCCTCGAGGATGTCGACGATGCGGAGCGGGCGGCGCGGGGGCAAGGCGCCGAACCTCGCGGCGTTCTCAAAATCACCGCGCCCGTCCTGTTTGGTCGCCTCTATGTGATGCCGATCGTCAATCAGGTTCTGGCCGAGCACCGCCAGCTTTCCATCCGCCTCGTCCTCTCCGACCGCAACATGCACCTCATCGAGGAGGACTTGGATGTCGCCATTCGAATCGGCGATTTGGCCGACAGCAGTTTAATCGCTGTCAGACTCGGCGGCGTCAGTCGGCTTCTTGTGGCAAGCCCTGACTATTTGATGTGGAGATCCGCGCCCCGAGGGCCTGCCGACCTGACCGCGCATGACGTCATTGCTTTCGAGGGCATCGACGCGACCAACGAATGGCGGTTCGAGCCGTCCGGGAAAATCGTGCGGGTCCAGCCTCGGCTGATGGTCAATTGCGCGGAGTCCGCAATTGCCGCGGCGGAGGCCGGATTGGGCATTACCCGGGCTCTTTCCTATCAGGTCAAGGCAGGGATAGCCGCCGGCCGCCTCGTTCCGGTCTTGCCGCAGCATACCCGCGAAATCCTGCCTGTCAGTGCTGTCTATCCGGCGCGCCGCATCGCGTCGGCAAACCGGGCGGCCTTCTTGAGCGCCGCGAAGGCCTATCTCAAAACTCACAGCGTGACGCCGTTCGATGAATGGGCCCCAGCGGCAACGGCCGGGTAGCCGCCATTGCGCATGGCCGTCGGCGACCGCCTCGCGATTTCGCCCTGCCTACGCGGCCGAATAGGGCGGATGGTGCAAAGCTTTCGGCGACAAGGTGAACGCCTCATAGCCGGTTTCAGTGACACCGATCGAATGTTCAAATTGCGCTGAGAGCGAGCGGTCGCGGGTCACCGCCGTCCAGCCATCGGCAAGAATCTTGACGTGCGGCCGGCCGAGATTGATCATCGGCTCAATGGTAAAGAACATGCCGGCCTTCAGCACGACGCCTTCGCCGCGCCGGCCATAGTGAAGGATATTGGGCTCGTCGTGGAACAGGCGCCCAAGCCCATGGCCGCAGAAGTCTCTCACGACGGAACAGCGCTCGGCTTCGGCGAAGTCTTGGATGGCCGCGCCTATGTCGCCCGTCGTGGCGCCCGGGCGTACAACCGCCATGCCGCGCATCAGCGCCTCATAAGTGACTTCGACAAGACGCTGCGCCCGGCGGGGCACTTCTCCGACTAGAAACATGCGGCTAGAATCGCCGTGCCAGCCATCCAGGATTAACGTCACGTCGATGTTGACAATGTCGCCGTCCTTGAGCGGCTTGCGGTCAGGCATTCCATGGCACACCACATGATTGATCGATGTGCAGATCGATTTCCGATAGCCGCGATAGTCGAGGGGCGCGGGATAGGCATCGTTCGCCATCGCGAAATCGAACACGATCTTGTCAAGCGTTTCGGTGGTGACGCCCGGCCGCACATATTCCGTCATGAGGTCGAGCGCCTCGGCCGCTAACTGTCCGGCCCGGCGCATTCCGGCGAAATCCGCCGCATCGTGCAATTTGATGTGTCCGGCTTTCCGTCCCGGTACCTCGACAGCATGAACAAAAGTCATCGGTGTTTCCGTGTTCCGCGCGCGTTCACGCTGGGTTGAGCAATCTGGGGTCAATTTAATCAATTGTTGCACTGAAACAAGGCCGTCGGCGCGGACCTCCTCATCCGGGGCCGCCCCCGCGCGGTCTTGCTCCTTCGGGCAAAATCGGGCAGAACCCGGCCTGCCCCTTTTTGGTCTATTCCCATCGGTTTTTTCGCGGACATTGCATTTATGGCGCCTCCCCTGCGCATCGGTATTGCCGGTCTCGGCACGGTCGGAGCCGCGGTCATCAAATTGCTCGATCGGCAGGCCGAAGCTCTGCAGCGGCGCACTGGCCGCCGGATCGTGGTAACCGGAGTCTCGGCCGCTCAACGTGCCAAAGAGCGCGGAATTGATCTTGCCCGCTTCGCTTGGTTCGACGATTGCGTCGCCCTCGC encodes:
- the map gene encoding type I methionyl aminopeptidase; the protein is MTFVHAVEVPGRKAGHIKLHDAADFAGMRRAGQLAAEALDLMTEYVRPGVTTETLDKIVFDFAMANDAYPAPLDYRGYRKSICTSINHVVCHGMPDRKPLKDGDIVNIDVTLILDGWHGDSSRMFLVGEVPRRAQRLVEVTYEALMRGMAVVRPGATTGDIGAAIQDFAEAERCSVVRDFCGHGLGRLFHDEPNILHYGRRGEGVVLKAGMFFTIEPMINLGRPHVKILADGWTAVTRDRSLSAQFEHSIGVTETGYEAFTLSPKALHHPPYSAA
- a CDS encoding LysR family transcriptional regulator encodes the protein MDRLEAMRAFTAVATLGSFAEAARQLRISPSATTRLVADLEERLGLVLLNRTTRSVRLTEGGELYLERCRRVLEDVDDAERAARGQGAEPRGVLKITAPVLFGRLYVMPIVNQVLAEHRQLSIRLVLSDRNMHLIEEDLDVAIRIGDLADSSLIAVRLGGVSRLLVASPDYLMWRSAPRGPADLTAHDVIAFEGIDATNEWRFEPSGKIVRVQPRLMVNCAESAIAAAEAGLGITRALSYQVKAGIAAGRLVPVLPQHTREILPVSAVYPARRIASANRAAFLSAAKAYLKTHSVTPFDEWAPAATAG
- a CDS encoding pyridoxamine 5-phosphate oxidase, coding for MVSRFLDLTATPSVKAVQAQNGSREMWESLDGQRSFNRFTEPETGFIAARDSFYMATVSETGWPYIQHRGGSPGFLKVLDERTLGFADFRGNRQYISVGNAAANDRAALFLIDYPNRRRLKILAHIEIRDIHESPDLAQRLALPGYKGRPERAILLHLDAFDWNCPQHITPRFTTAEVEVAMAPLHARLAQLETENQSLRAQLAGSLETKGA
- a CDS encoding protein usg, with product MIDTKRIETREPSPDFIKQLAGYGLTTAQILYHLPDHPRLLQAYIWQDYDVAPDFPTLIKFLTFWKEKLDGPLHSVVVGHAKLIKPAEIKTLDGEFRLH